A window of the Geothermobacter ehrlichii genome harbors these coding sequences:
- a CDS encoding YqgE/AlgH family protein — protein MTRSLFSLLVLLFVLWSATAYGLRPAPGTLLVAGESMPDPRFRQTVILLLRHDEGGTLGLVLNRPSRLALGEAFPRLELFAQKTEPLWLGGPVSPGTAFVLVDDDALPAGGVRVVDGVRMTGVRTLVGWIGQGREPARYRVYAGHAGWAPGQLAGELKRGDWQVRPATRELVFADPAELWRRLTKEPVPVLAANRLCSGKVPVAATEF, from the coding sequence ATGACCCGTTCACTGTTTTCTCTGCTCGTTCTGCTTTTTGTCCTGTGGTCGGCAACGGCTTACGGCCTGCGACCGGCCCCCGGCACGCTGCTGGTGGCGGGGGAATCGATGCCCGATCCAAGGTTCCGACAGACGGTGATCCTGCTGCTCAGGCATGATGAAGGAGGGACGCTCGGTCTGGTTCTCAACCGGCCCTCCCGCCTTGCCCTGGGCGAGGCCTTTCCCCGACTCGAACTCTTCGCGCAGAAGACCGAACCGCTCTGGCTGGGCGGACCGGTTTCACCCGGGACCGCCTTCGTGCTGGTTGATGACGATGCCCTGCCGGCGGGTGGTGTGCGTGTCGTCGATGGTGTCCGGATGACCGGGGTGCGGACGCTGGTCGGCTGGATCGGACAGGGAAGGGAGCCGGCCCGTTACCGCGTCTATGCCGGTCATGCCGGCTGGGCGCCGGGACAACTGGCCGGCGAGCTGAAGAGGGGGGACTGGCAGGTGCGTCCGGCGACGCGCGAGCTTGTCTTCGCTGATCCGGCGGAGCTCTGGCGGCGTCTGACGAAGGAGCCGGTGCCGGTGCTGGCCGCTAACCGGTTGTGTTCCGGGAAGGTTCCCGTCGCGGCCACAGAATTTTGA
- a CDS encoding sodium/solute symporter, giving the protein MIYAQSPLAIGLFVFFVLFVLGLSFYLARRTTSSAGYYAAGGQIHWFVNGIAFAGDYLSAASFLGICGMIATAGYDGWMYSIGYLAGWMVALFLVAEPMKRLGKYTFTDALDSKFNSKSIQLMAAFSTLVISVFYLIPQMVGAGVLVQPLLGMPHWVGVVIVGVVVTIIVATAGMASTTYVQFFKGALLLIFTTVVVVGVLGRGLTTHPDAGGRKAYHEFRTLTASVDADGRLQVAGYEPVADWKSTPFGKAGFVKLVKDGVPSIWKVEERNGQIVLEETLYVTKLPDGRKLYNGGDIKEGRFFPVGHIKELKVDGVEVAETGPVGPFAYLSALKDSTIVLWGKRYIKEGEVTTTVYYQKPTPGARMLRPGLKFKVDNATGTQKFNFISLMLALFCGTAALPHILIRYYTVPSQAAARKSTIVGIAAIGFFYVLTLFLGIGAMTNGVINLTDNNMSAPLLALSFGVILFAIISSIAFATVLGTVSGLIVASSGAIAHDLMDNFLGMRMSDKGKVLAGKISALVIGCIAIYLGIVFEGMNVSFLVGWAFAVAASANLPAILMILFWKKTTAQGVAASILVGLVTALGLILISPDMWVRYGLLPQNAPISFNSPALISIPASFLALVIVSLLTRKSAVTEEASETAGA; this is encoded by the coding sequence ATGATCTACGCACAGTCGCCTCTGGCCATCGGCCTGTTCGTCTTTTTCGTTCTGTTCGTGCTGGGCCTCTCCTTCTACCTGGCCCGCCGCACCACGTCGTCCGCCGGCTACTACGCCGCCGGCGGCCAGATCCACTGGTTCGTCAACGGCATCGCCTTCGCCGGCGACTACCTGTCCGCCGCCTCGTTCCTCGGCATCTGCGGCATGATCGCCACTGCCGGCTACGACGGCTGGATGTACAGCATCGGCTATCTGGCCGGCTGGATGGTCGCCCTCTTCCTGGTCGCCGAGCCGATGAAGCGTCTGGGCAAGTACACCTTCACCGACGCTCTCGACTCCAAGTTCAACTCCAAGAGCATCCAGCTGATGGCCGCCTTCTCCACCCTGGTCATCTCGGTCTTCTACCTGATCCCGCAGATGGTCGGCGCCGGCGTTCTGGTGCAGCCCCTGCTCGGCATGCCGCACTGGGTCGGCGTGGTGATCGTCGGCGTCGTCGTCACCATCATCGTCGCCACCGCCGGCATGGCCTCGACCACCTACGTCCAGTTCTTCAAGGGCGCGCTGCTGCTGATCTTCACCACGGTCGTCGTGGTCGGGGTGCTCGGCCGCGGTCTGACCACCCACCCGGACGCCGGCGGCCGCAAGGCCTACCATGAATTCCGCACCCTGACCGCCAGCGTCGATGCCGACGGCCGGCTGCAGGTCGCCGGCTACGAGCCGGTCGCCGACTGGAAATCGACCCCCTTCGGCAAGGCCGGTTTCGTCAAGCTGGTCAAAGACGGCGTACCCAGCATCTGGAAAGTCGAAGAGCGAAACGGCCAGATCGTGCTCGAAGAGACCCTGTACGTCACCAAGCTGCCCGACGGCCGCAAGCTGTACAATGGCGGCGACATCAAGGAAGGCCGCTTCTTCCCCGTCGGCCACATCAAGGAGCTGAAGGTCGACGGCGTCGAAGTCGCCGAAACCGGCCCGGTCGGCCCCTTCGCCTACCTGTCGGCCCTGAAGGACTCGACCATCGTGCTCTGGGGCAAGCGCTACATCAAGGAAGGTGAAGTCACCACCACCGTCTACTACCAGAAGCCGACCCCGGGCGCCCGCATGCTGCGCCCCGGCCTGAAGTTCAAGGTCGACAACGCCACCGGGACGCAGAAGTTCAACTTCATCTCGCTGATGCTGGCCCTGTTCTGCGGCACCGCCGCCCTGCCGCACATCCTGATCCGCTACTACACGGTGCCGAGCCAGGCCGCGGCCCGCAAGTCGACCATCGTCGGCATCGCCGCCATCGGCTTCTTCTACGTGCTGACCCTCTTTTTGGGCATCGGCGCCATGACCAACGGCGTCATCAACCTGACCGACAACAACATGTCGGCGCCGCTTCTGGCCCTCTCCTTCGGCGTCATTCTCTTCGCCATCATCTCGTCCATCGCCTTCGCCACGGTTCTGGGCACTGTCTCGGGCCTGATCGTCGCCTCGTCCGGGGCCATCGCCCACGACCTGATGGACAACTTTCTCGGCATGCGGATGAGCGACAAGGGGAAGGTGCTGGCCGGCAAGATCTCGGCCCTGGTCATCGGCTGTATCGCCATCTATCTCGGCATCGTTTTCGAAGGGATGAATGTCTCCTTCCTGGTCGGCTGGGCCTTCGCGGTCGCCGCCTCGGCCAACCTGCCGGCGATCCTGATGATCCTCTTCTGGAAGAAGACCACGGCCCAGGGTGTGGCCGCCTCGATCCTGGTCGGCCTGGTCACCGCCCTCGGCCTGATCCTGATCTCGCCGGACATGTGGGTCCGCTACGGCCTGCTGCCGCAGAACGCGCCGATCAGCTTCAACAGCCCGGCCCTGATCTCGATCCCGGCGAGCTTCCTCGCCCTGGTGATCGTCTCCCTGCTGACCCGGAAATCGGCAGTGACGGAAGAGGCGTCCGAAACCGCCGGCGCCTGA
- a CDS encoding DUF485 domain-containing protein, whose protein sequence is MGHGPAVKLGKDNASGYKTRLGIIMFFIYTITYAVFVAINTIKPSLMQTIVLGQTLAVVYGFGLIIFALVLAIIYNHFCNAAEARLNR, encoded by the coding sequence ATGGGACACGGACCCGCCGTGAAGCTGGGCAAGGATAACGCGTCCGGCTACAAGACCCGTCTGGGCATCATCATGTTCTTCATCTACACCATCACCTACGCCGTTTTCGTCGCCATCAACACCATCAAGCCGTCGCTGATGCAGACCATCGTGCTGGGGCAGACCCTGGCGGTGGTCTACGGTTTCGGGCTGATCATCTTCGCCCTGGTGCTGGCCATCATCTACAACCACTTCTGCAACGCGGCCGAAGCCCGTCTGAACCGCTGA